CCGGCGAGCTCGCCGATGACGTTGTACGAGGTGACCTCGTAGAAGTCGATGGTGACGCGGGCGGTGGAGCCCGGCGCGGCGAGCGAGGCGCCCGCGGCGTAGGAGGTGCCGACGACGGGGATGTCGACGACGTCCTCGCCGCCCAGGGTCGGGTTGACGGCGTTGTTGCGGTCGACGGCGTCGGTGTCGCCCTGGTTGAAGAGGATCGCGGCGCTGGCCCCGGCGGCCTCGGCGTTGATGGCCTTGACCGAGAAGGAGCAGGTGCCGCGCTGCAGCAGCGCGATGTTCCCCTCGACGAAGCCGGCGAAGTCCTCGGGCTCGCAGCCGCTGGAGTTCGCGCGCGGCGCGGTGAGGTTGATGTCGACGGCCTGGACCGTGCCGGTGACGTCGCCCTCGCCGGTGCCCGTGGCCGGGTTCGCCGGGAAGTCTGCGGCGGTGGGCGTGAGCTGCTGGAGCACGACGTCGGCGGCGTCGTAGGTGAAGGGCTCGACCTCGGCGGACCAGCCGGCCGCCTCGAGCGTCTGGACGACGTAGTCGACGCTGGCCTGGTAGCCGGGCGTGTCCGAGGCGCGGTTGCCGCCGTTGGCGTCGGCGATGGCCTG
This genomic stretch from Aquipuribacter hungaricus harbors:
- a CDS encoding PA domain-containing protein, producing the protein QAIADANGGNRASDTPGYQASVDYVVQTLEAAGWSAEVEPFTYDAADVVLQQLTPTAADFPANPATGTGEGDVTGTVQAVDINLTAPRANSSGCEPEDFAGFVEGNIALLQRGTCSFSVKAINAEAAGASAAILFNQGDTDAVDRNNAVNPTLGGEDVVDIPVVGTSYAAGASLAAPGSTARVTIDFYEVTSYNVIGELAG